In Kitasatospora sp. NA04385, a single genomic region encodes these proteins:
- a CDS encoding penicillin-binding protein 2 has translation MNKPIRRVSIFCLVLILALMLRVNWVQGVQAASWANNQHNERVKYDRYAYPRGNIIVGGQPVTKSDFVNGLRYKYKRSWVDGPMYAPVTGYSSQIFDASQLEKLEDGVLSGTDSRLFFHNTLDMLTGKPKQGGDVVTTIDPKVQKAGFEGLGNRKGAAVAIDPRTGAILGLVSTPSYDPGTFAGGSDADSAAWTALQNDPNQPMLNRALRQTYPPGSTFKLVTAATAFESGKFKNPGDTTETPETYILPGTSTPLVNDSPDEPCTNATLASAMALSCNTVFGKIGAELGGDALRAQAEKFGFNNDKVDVPIRAAASYYPSGSSPDGTAMDAIGQHDTRATPLEMAMVAAAIANNGSLMQPYLVSQEGSAGNAISTHSEHQLSQAVSPATAQKLQQLMEGVVKDGTGKRAAIPGVTVGGKTGTAQHGQDNAGKPFAWFVSYAKDSSGKQVAVAVVVEDGAAQSSEISGGSLAAPIAKSMMQAALGK, from the coding sequence GTGAACAAGCCGATCCGCCGGGTGTCGATCTTCTGCCTGGTCCTGATCCTGGCCCTGATGCTCCGGGTGAACTGGGTGCAGGGCGTGCAGGCCGCGTCCTGGGCGAACAACCAGCACAACGAGCGGGTGAAGTACGACCGGTACGCCTACCCGCGCGGCAACATCATCGTCGGCGGCCAGCCGGTCACCAAGTCCGACTTCGTCAACGGCCTGCGCTACAAGTACAAGCGCTCCTGGGTGGACGGGCCGATGTACGCCCCGGTCACCGGCTACTCCTCGCAGATCTTCGACGCCAGCCAGCTGGAGAAGCTGGAGGACGGCGTGCTGTCCGGCACCGACTCCCGGCTGTTCTTCCACAACACCCTGGACATGCTGACCGGCAAGCCCAAGCAGGGCGGCGACGTCGTCACCACCATCGACCCCAAGGTGCAGAAGGCCGGCTTCGAGGGCCTGGGCAACCGGAAGGGCGCCGCGGTGGCCATCGACCCGCGCACCGGGGCGATCCTGGGGCTGGTCTCCACCCCGTCCTACGACCCGGGCACCTTCGCCGGCGGCAGCGACGCCGACTCCGCGGCCTGGACGGCGCTGCAGAACGACCCGAACCAGCCGATGCTGAACCGGGCGCTGCGCCAGACCTACCCGCCCGGCTCGACGTTCAAGCTGGTCACCGCCGCCACCGCGTTCGAGAGCGGCAAGTTCAAGAACCCGGGGGACACCACCGAGACCCCGGAGACGTACATCCTGCCCGGCACCAGCACCCCGCTGGTCAACGACAGCCCCGACGAGCCCTGCACGAACGCCACCCTGGCGTCGGCGATGGCACTGTCCTGCAACACGGTGTTCGGCAAGATCGGCGCCGAGCTGGGCGGGGACGCGCTGCGCGCGCAGGCCGAGAAGTTCGGCTTCAACAACGACAAGGTGGACGTCCCGATCCGGGCCGCCGCCAGCTACTACCCGAGCGGCTCCTCCCCCGACGGCACCGCGATGGACGCCATCGGCCAGCACGACACCCGGGCCACCCCGCTGGAGATGGCCATGGTGGCGGCCGCGATCGCCAACAACGGCTCGCTGATGCAGCCGTACCTGGTCTCCCAGGAGGGCTCGGCCGGCAACGCCATCTCCACCCACTCCGAGCACCAGCTGAGCCAGGCCGTCTCGCCCGCCACCGCGCAGAAGCTGCAGCAGCTGATGGAGGGCGTGGTGAAGGACGGCACCGGCAAGCGCGCGGCCATCCCCGGCGTGACGGTCGGCGGCAAGACCGGCACCGCGCAGCACGGCCAGGACAACGCGGGCAAGCCGTTCGCCTGGTTCGTCTCCTACGCCAAGGACTCCTCCGGCAAGCAGGTCGCGGTCGCGGTGGTGGTCGAGGACGGCGCCGCGCAGAGCTCCGAGATCTCCGGCGGCTCGCTGGCCGCTCCGATCGCCAAGTCGATGATGCAGGCGGCCCTCGGCAAGTAG
- a CDS encoding FtsW/RodA/SpoVE family cell cycle protein, giving the protein MSTFDVSGGRTPATGRRRAADRPARDTVPNRRNTELLMLAFALAIPILGYANVGLAMDGTLPANILAYGLGLAVLAGAAHLAVRRFAPYADPLLLPLATLLNGLGLVMLWRLDKAGKLLRNNFPATTNQLMWSGLGIALFIGVMWLLKDHRILQRYTYISMVVALVLLAAPAFFPSRDEDFGAKIWIRFGSFSIQPGEFAKIILTVFFAGFLMVKKDALALASRKFMGLYLPRGRDLGPIVVVWLLSILILVFETDLGSSFLFFGLFVVMLYVATERTSWIVFGLLMSFGGAAVVATSEPHVKTRINAWLDPMAAFGPHPPARSSEQIGQTLMSLGSGGTVGTGLGQGRSWLIQFAAKSDFILGSFGEELGLTGLMAIFLVYGLVVQRGLRTALAARDPFGKLLAVGLSSAFALQVFVVAGGVTGLIPLTGMTMPFLAQGGSSVVANWALIAVLMKVSDTARRPAAEPAAEPAPAIPEPAGPDRFGPPGYGAPGQSRGASS; this is encoded by the coding sequence ATGAGCACCTTCGACGTGAGCGGCGGCCGCACGCCCGCCACCGGGCGGCGCCGCGCCGCCGACCGACCCGCCCGGGACACCGTGCCGAACCGGCGCAACACCGAGCTGCTGATGCTGGCCTTCGCCCTGGCCATCCCGATCCTCGGGTACGCCAACGTCGGCCTGGCGATGGACGGCACGCTGCCCGCCAACATCCTGGCGTACGGCCTGGGCCTGGCCGTGCTGGCCGGCGCCGCGCACCTGGCGGTGCGCCGCTTCGCCCCGTACGCCGACCCGCTGCTGCTGCCGCTGGCGACGCTGCTGAACGGGCTCGGCCTGGTGATGCTCTGGCGGCTCGACAAGGCCGGCAAGCTGCTGCGCAACAACTTCCCGGCCACCACCAACCAGCTGATGTGGTCGGGCCTGGGCATCGCGCTGTTCATCGGCGTGATGTGGCTGCTCAAGGACCACCGCATCCTGCAGCGCTACACCTACATCTCGATGGTGGTGGCGCTGGTGCTGCTGGCCGCGCCGGCCTTCTTCCCGTCCCGGGACGAGGACTTCGGCGCGAAGATCTGGATCCGCTTCGGGTCCTTCTCGATCCAGCCCGGCGAGTTCGCCAAGATCATCCTGACCGTCTTCTTCGCCGGCTTCCTGATGGTCAAGAAGGACGCCCTGGCGCTGGCCAGCCGCAAGTTCATGGGCCTGTACCTGCCGCGCGGGCGCGACCTCGGCCCGATCGTGGTGGTCTGGCTGCTGTCGATCCTGATCCTGGTGTTCGAGACCGACCTCGGCTCGTCCTTCCTGTTCTTCGGCCTGTTCGTGGTGATGCTGTACGTGGCCACCGAGCGGACCAGCTGGATCGTCTTCGGTCTGCTGATGTCCTTCGGCGGCGCCGCGGTGGTCGCCACCAGCGAGCCGCACGTGAAGACCCGGATCAACGCCTGGCTGGACCCGATGGCCGCGTTCGGGCCGCACCCGCCCGCGCGGTCCTCGGAGCAGATCGGCCAGACCCTGATGTCGCTGGGCTCCGGCGGCACCGTCGGCACCGGCCTCGGGCAGGGCCGCAGCTGGCTGATCCAGTTCGCCGCGAAGAGCGACTTCATCCTCGGCTCGTTCGGCGAGGAGCTGGGCCTGACCGGCCTGATGGCGATCTTCCTGGTCTACGGCCTGGTGGTGCAGCGCGGCCTGCGCACCGCCCTGGCGGCCCGCGACCCGTTCGGCAAGCTGCTCGCGGTCGGCCTCAGCTCGGCGTTCGCGCTGCAGGTGTTCGTGGTCGCCGGCGGCGTCACCGGCCTGATCCCGCTGACCGGCATGACGATGCCGTTCCTCGCCCAGGGCGGTTCCTCGGTGGTCGCCAACTGGGCGCTGATCGCCGTCCTGATGAAGGTCAGCGACACCGCCCGCCGCCCGGCCGCCGAGCCGGCCGCCGAACCCGCCCCGGCCATCCCGGAGCCCGCCGGACCCGACCGCTTCGGGCCGCCCGGGTACGGCGCGCCGGGCCAGAGCAGGGGAGCGTCCTCGTGA
- a CDS encoding protein phosphatase 2C domain-containing protein, with the protein MSLVLRFAAGSHKGLIREGNEDSGYAGPRLLAVADGMGGAAAGEVASSEVLGSIVRLDEPHPGADLLSLLNEAVQTANDRLRQMVEQDPQLEGMGCTLTALLWDGQRLGQVHIGDSRAYLLRDGRLDQITQDHTWVQRLVDEGRITAEEAETHPQRSLLMRALDGRGQVEPDLSIREVRAGDRYLICSDGLSGPVSHQTLEETLGSFYAPEQTVQELIQLALRGGGPDNITCIVADVIDVGATDPLSGQAAEAPVVVGAVAESQPHHFNDPQLLDTPAGRAAGLGRGPQPGPQGAFGPAQGYGGGYEQQPGYGAPAGDFGPPEGYGAPADEAGYGEAGYGAPDEEFDQAEPVDRRKKKRGLKLTLIGVLVLALLGAGGFFAWQWNQDQYYVGAEDGHVAVYRGLDQSLVGIELSSVYQQFSDVELKYLPAYQRDQVTKKIQAGGLDDARKQVDTLRAQAAVCKKVADSKNAPAAGEGTEPSAPPLTEQEQQLAASCPAP; encoded by the coding sequence ATGAGTCTCGTGCTGCGCTTCGCCGCCGGCTCGCACAAGGGCCTGATCCGCGAGGGGAACGAGGACTCCGGCTACGCCGGGCCCCGATTGCTCGCGGTGGCCGACGGCATGGGCGGGGCGGCGGCCGGCGAGGTCGCCTCCTCCGAGGTCCTCGGCTCGATCGTCCGGCTCGACGAGCCGCACCCCGGCGCCGACCTGCTGAGCCTGCTCAACGAGGCGGTGCAGACCGCCAACGACCGGCTGCGGCAGATGGTCGAGCAGGACCCGCAGCTGGAGGGCATGGGCTGCACGCTGACCGCGCTGCTCTGGGACGGCCAGCGGCTGGGCCAGGTGCACATCGGCGACTCCCGGGCCTACCTGCTGCGCGACGGCCGGCTCGACCAGATCACCCAGGACCACACCTGGGTGCAGCGGCTGGTCGACGAGGGCCGGATCACCGCCGAGGAGGCCGAGACCCACCCGCAGCGCTCGCTGCTGATGCGCGCCCTGGACGGCCGCGGCCAGGTCGAGCCCGACCTGTCGATCCGCGAGGTCCGGGCCGGCGACCGGTACCTGATCTGCTCCGACGGCCTGTCCGGCCCGGTCAGCCACCAGACCCTGGAGGAGACGCTCGGCAGCTTCTACGCGCCCGAGCAGACCGTCCAGGAGCTGATCCAGCTGGCGCTGCGCGGCGGCGGCCCGGACAACATCACCTGCATCGTCGCCGACGTGATCGACGTCGGCGCCACCGACCCGCTCAGCGGCCAGGCCGCCGAGGCGCCGGTGGTGGTCGGCGCGGTCGCCGAGAGCCAGCCGCACCACTTCAACGACCCGCAGCTGCTGGACACCCCGGCCGGCCGGGCCGCCGGCCTCGGCCGCGGCCCGCAGCCGGGCCCGCAGGGCGCCTTCGGGCCCGCCCAGGGCTACGGGGGCGGCTACGAGCAGCAGCCCGGCTACGGCGCCCCCGCGGGCGACTTCGGCCCCCCCGAGGGCTACGGCGCCCCGGCCGACGAGGCGGGCTACGGCGAGGCCGGCTACGGCGCGCCCGACGAGGAGTTCGACCAGGCCGAGCCGGTCGACCGCCGGAAGAAGAAGCGCGGCCTGAAGCTCACCCTGATCGGGGTGCTGGTGCTCGCGCTGCTCGGCGCCGGCGGCTTCTTCGCCTGGCAGTGGAACCAGGACCAGTACTACGTCGGGGCCGAGGACGGCCACGTCGCGGTCTACCGGGGCCTGGACCAGAGCCTGGTCGGCATCGAGCTCAGCTCGGTCTACCAGCAGTTCTCCGACGTCGAACTCAAGTACCTGCCCGCCTACCAGCGGGACCAGGTGACCAAGAAGATCCAGGCCGGCGGCCTGGACGACGCCCGCAAGCAGGTGGACACCCTGCGCGCGCAGGCCGCCGTCTGCAAGAAGGTCGCCGACTCCAAGAACGCCCCGGCCGCCGGGGAGGGCACCGAGCCGTCCGCACCGCCGCTGACCGAACAGGAGCAGCAGCTCGCCGCGTCCTGCCCGGCCCCGTAG
- a CDS encoding FHA domain-containing protein → MSDLTLTVMRLGFLAVLWLFVIVAVQVIRSDLFTTKAAARTAQRATAPAPAGAGRPPQGQGAPAAGAQQAQARQRRGQPTHLVVTQGSLAGTTVALQGQTITLGRAHDSTIVLDDDYASSRHARIYPDQTGQWTVEDLGSTNGTYLDRQRLTTPMPLQIGVPIRIGRTVIELRK, encoded by the coding sequence ATGTCTGATCTGACCCTGACGGTCATGCGGCTGGGCTTCCTCGCCGTCCTCTGGCTGTTCGTCATCGTCGCGGTGCAGGTGATCCGCAGCGACCTGTTCACCACCAAGGCCGCGGCGCGCACCGCCCAACGGGCCACCGCCCCCGCCCCCGCCGGGGCGGGCCGTCCGCCGCAGGGCCAGGGCGCCCCCGCGGCGGGCGCCCAGCAGGCCCAGGCCCGGCAGCGCCGCGGCCAGCCCACCCACCTGGTGGTGACCCAGGGCTCGCTGGCCGGAACGACCGTCGCGCTCCAGGGCCAGACCATCACGCTGGGCCGGGCGCACGACTCCACGATCGTGCTGGACGACGACTACGCGTCCTCGCGTCACGCCAGGATCTACCCCGATCAGACTGGGCAGTGGACGGTGGAGGATCTAGGCTCCACCAACGGCACCTATCTCGACCGGCAGCGGCTCACCACGCCGATGCCGCTCCAGATCGGCGTGCCGATCCGAATCGGCAGGACCGTCATCGAGCTGCGGAAGTAG
- a CDS encoding FHA domain-containing protein, giving the protein MNGARHQISQNAVVLGRSTEADIRIDDPGVSRKHAEIRPGTPAMVLDLGSTNGIVVDGQHTQRATLRDGSRIVLGSTTIVYRQVEG; this is encoded by the coding sequence GTGAACGGCGCCCGGCACCAGATCAGCCAGAACGCGGTGGTGCTGGGCCGCTCCACCGAGGCGGACATCCGGATCGACGACCCCGGAGTGTCCCGCAAGCACGCGGAGATCCGTCCCGGTACGCCCGCGATGGTCCTGGACCTGGGCTCCACCAACGGCATCGTGGTGGACGGGCAGCACACCCAGCGCGCTACGCTCCGCGACGGCTCCCGGATCGTCCTGGGGTCGACCACCATCGTCTACCGACAGGTCGAAGGGTAG
- a CDS encoding DUF3662 domain-containing protein, whose product MGVLKKFEQRLEGLVNGTFAKVFKSEVQPVEIAGALQRECDNNATIWNRDRTVVPNDFIVELSPHDHERLSPYSTQLGNELAGMVREYAEAQRYSFMGPLQVALEKADDLDTGLYRVRSRTLTAEEPQRAPAAQPPAAQPGYGRPPTPPAPGAPWHQGRPPVRRPAPPAARPRCRPRPRRPPPGPTCGPSPARATAAPAPGAGSR is encoded by the coding sequence GTGGGAGTCCTGAAGAAGTTCGAGCAGCGACTCGAAGGTCTCGTCAACGGCACCTTCGCGAAGGTGTTCAAGTCCGAGGTCCAACCGGTGGAGATCGCCGGCGCCCTGCAGCGCGAGTGCGACAACAACGCCACCATCTGGAACCGGGACCGCACGGTCGTCCCGAACGACTTCATCGTCGAGCTCAGCCCGCACGACCACGAGCGGCTCAGCCCCTACTCCACCCAGCTCGGCAACGAGCTGGCCGGGATGGTCCGCGAGTACGCGGAGGCACAGCGGTACAGCTTCATGGGCCCGCTGCAGGTCGCGCTGGAGAAGGCCGACGACCTGGACACCGGCCTCTACCGGGTGCGCAGCCGCACGCTGACCGCCGAGGAGCCCCAGCGGGCCCCGGCCGCCCAGCCGCCCGCCGCCCAGCCCGGGTACGGGCGCCCGCCGACCCCGCCCGCGCCCGGCGCGCCCTGGCACCAGGGGCGGCCGCCCGTACGGCGCCCGGCGCCGCCCGCCGCCCGCCCGCGATGCCGGCCGCGCCCCCGGCGTCCGCCGCCGGGGCCAACGTGCGGCCCTTCCCCGGCGCGGGCCACGGCGGCGCCGGCACCCGGCGCTGGATCGAGGTGA
- a CDS encoding sensor histidine kinase, with protein sequence MTPEEPAAPRRRAPAWLRSPRTSLLAPVLLAAMDSALVAKGSAPWQLALSALSVVALLGRRRHPLPVALLTLPGAFFNEIWLAPITAVYAVAAAWPRPRVPVLCATAFALVEFFHWPLDPGLFELSRDNALYAIQSVMLGAGPAALGMLARTRGELAERVTELTAGRQRESRLLAEKVLAAERARLAREMHDVVSHQVSLISIQAGAVQVSSTDPAAREGARTIRELSVRTLDELRQMVGVLRAAGVPGTPLAPQPTLADLPRLIDGSGLAVTSRLDPGRRPWPEAVERAAYRTVQEGLTNISKHAPGAPVTVRVTARGGRLHVEVRNGPPPARTPGTDGDGTPLPGGGHGLIGLRERAALLGGTFTAAPAPDGGFVLHAVLPAH encoded by the coding sequence GTGACCCCCGAGGAGCCCGCCGCCCCGCGCCGCCGGGCCCCGGCCTGGCTGCGCTCCCCGCGCACCTCCCTGCTCGCCCCGGTGCTGCTGGCCGCGATGGACTCCGCCCTGGTCGCCAAGGGCTCCGCGCCCTGGCAGCTGGCCCTCTCCGCGCTCTCCGTGGTGGCCCTGCTGGGGCGCCGCCGCCACCCCCTGCCGGTGGCCCTGCTCACCCTGCCCGGGGCGTTCTTCAACGAGATCTGGCTGGCCCCGATCACCGCCGTCTACGCGGTCGCCGCCGCCTGGCCCCGCCCCCGCGTCCCGGTCCTGTGCGCCACCGCCTTCGCCCTGGTCGAGTTCTTCCACTGGCCGCTCGACCCCGGCCTGTTCGAACTCAGCCGGGACAACGCGCTGTACGCCATCCAGTCGGTGATGCTCGGCGCCGGACCGGCCGCCCTCGGCATGCTCGCCCGCACCCGCGGCGAACTCGCCGAGCGCGTCACCGAGCTGACCGCCGGCCGGCAGCGCGAGAGCCGGCTGCTCGCCGAGAAGGTGCTGGCCGCCGAACGGGCCCGGCTCGCCCGCGAGATGCACGACGTGGTCTCCCACCAGGTCAGCCTGATCTCCATCCAGGCCGGCGCGGTGCAGGTCTCCAGCACCGACCCGGCCGCCCGCGAGGGCGCCCGCACCATCCGCGAGCTCTCCGTGCGCACCCTCGACGAGCTGCGCCAGATGGTCGGCGTGCTGCGCGCCGCCGGCGTCCCCGGCACCCCGCTCGCCCCGCAGCCCACCCTGGCCGACCTGCCCCGGCTGATCGACGGCAGCGGCCTGGCCGTCACCAGCCGGCTCGACCCCGGCCGCCGGCCCTGGCCCGAGGCGGTCGAACGGGCCGCCTACCGCACCGTCCAGGAGGGCCTGACCAACATCAGCAAGCACGCCCCCGGCGCCCCCGTCACCGTCCGGGTCACCGCCCGCGGCGGCAGGCTGCACGTGGAGGTCCGCAACGGCCCGCCGCCCGCGCGCACCCCGGGCACCGACGGGGACGGCACCCCGCTGCCCGGCGGCGGCCACGGCCTGATCGGTCTGCGCGAGCGGGCCGCCCTGCTCGGCGGCACCTTCACCGCCGCCCCCGCGCCCGACGGCGGCTTCGTCCTGCACGCGGTGCTCCCCGCGCACTGA
- a CDS encoding response regulator transcription factor — MPPTRVLIVDDEVLVRSGLGLIVGTAPDLEVVGGCSGGRAEQLARELAPQVVLLDVRMPDLDGISVLRRLRALPEPPAVAMLTTFDTDEHIGTALRAGAAGFLLKDTAPEQLVHAVRVLAAGGSVLSPSVARTVISGYVEGGGPDTAAATLTGRLTGRELDVLALLGEGLSNAEIADRLFLGTGTVKDHISAILAKLGAANRVQAAVIAHRAGLVRDRQDGE; from the coding sequence ATGCCGCCGACCCGGGTCCTGATCGTGGACGACGAGGTGCTGGTCCGCTCCGGGCTCGGCCTGATCGTCGGCACCGCCCCCGACCTGGAGGTGGTCGGCGGCTGCTCCGGCGGCCGGGCCGAGCAGCTGGCCCGCGAGCTCGCCCCGCAGGTGGTCCTGCTCGACGTCCGGATGCCCGACCTGGACGGGATCAGCGTGCTGCGCCGGCTGCGCGCGCTGCCCGAGCCGCCCGCCGTCGCGATGCTCACCACCTTCGACACCGACGAGCACATCGGCACCGCGCTGCGGGCCGGCGCCGCCGGGTTCCTGCTCAAGGACACCGCCCCCGAGCAGCTGGTGCACGCCGTCCGGGTGCTCGCGGCCGGCGGCAGCGTACTCTCCCCCTCGGTGGCCCGCACCGTGATCAGCGGCTACGTCGAGGGCGGCGGCCCCGACACCGCCGCCGCCACCCTCACCGGCCGGCTCACCGGCCGCGAGCTGGACGTCCTGGCGCTGCTCGGCGAGGGCCTGTCCAACGCCGAGATAGCCGACCGGCTGTTCCTCGGCACCGGCACCGTCAAGGACCACATCAGCGCCATCCTGGCCAAGCTCGGCGCCGCCAACCGCGTCCAGGCCGCCGTCATCGCCCACCGCGCCGGGCTGGTCCGCGACCGGCAGGACGGGGAGTGA
- a CDS encoding phosphatidylglycerol lysyltransferase domain-containing protein — protein MVAVSTVKTASSAVSPSRGEGPGPLARWRPRAAASTVWYLRLMALLNLVAVLSVPFRDQVERHNTGEFFTPYLMTAGLTSMLLALFLAVAMRRRKRAAWIFNTGLAGVTFLGYLAWMAWGDRYRDHPWNYFSIVLTGLFLVALLVSRREFTSKGDRSNPKTAAAAAVGGLLVGGLVGSLLVQLTNEVSGAGFGMRFSYAVHRMITLNPSERVQDVVSVPTWVNAAINAMSAVLFLFVLYVAFRSPRGEELQTDEDQQRLRELLEKQGERDSLGYFALRRDKAVVFSPSGKAAIAYRVVGGVTLASGDPIGDPEAWPGAIDAWLAEAREHAWVPAVMGASEEAGVIYARHGMDALELGDEAIVELDEFSLDGRAMRVVRQAYNRVKRAGYTVRIRRHGDIPECEMAELVAKADHWRDGATERGFSMALGRLGDAGDGRCVMLECFDGDGELRALLSFVPWGERGLSLDLMRRDRDSENGLMEFMVIELLQRAGEVELERVSLNFAMFRSVFERGSKLGAGPVLRLWRSVLGFFSRWWQIESLYRANAKYRPIWEPRYLLFEKSGEIPRIGIASARAEGFITVPSMPALFRRRHG, from the coding sequence ATGGTTGCTGTGTCCACTGTGAAGACGGCTTCCTCGGCCGTGTCCCCGTCCCGGGGCGAGGGTCCAGGTCCGCTGGCACGGTGGCGGCCGCGGGCCGCCGCGTCGACCGTCTGGTACCTGCGGCTGATGGCCCTGCTGAACCTGGTGGCGGTGCTCTCGGTGCCGTTCCGGGACCAGGTCGAGCGCCACAACACGGGGGAGTTCTTCACCCCGTACCTGATGACCGCGGGCCTGACCTCGATGCTGCTGGCCCTGTTCCTGGCGGTGGCGATGCGCCGCCGCAAGCGGGCGGCGTGGATCTTCAACACCGGTCTGGCCGGGGTGACCTTCCTCGGCTACCTGGCCTGGATGGCCTGGGGCGACCGGTACCGGGACCACCCGTGGAACTACTTCTCGATCGTGCTGACCGGGCTGTTCCTGGTCGCGCTGCTGGTCTCCCGCCGGGAGTTCACCTCCAAGGGCGACCGCTCCAACCCGAAGACCGCCGCGGCCGCCGCGGTGGGCGGGCTGCTGGTGGGCGGGCTGGTCGGCTCGCTGCTGGTGCAGCTGACCAACGAGGTCTCCGGCGCCGGCTTCGGCATGCGCTTCAGCTACGCGGTGCACCGGATGATCACGCTGAACCCGTCGGAGCGGGTCCAGGACGTGGTCTCGGTGCCGACCTGGGTGAACGCGGCGATCAACGCGATGAGCGCGGTGCTGTTCCTGTTCGTGCTGTACGTGGCGTTCCGCTCGCCGCGCGGCGAGGAGCTGCAGACCGACGAGGACCAGCAGCGGCTGCGCGAGCTGCTGGAGAAGCAGGGCGAGCGGGACTCGCTGGGCTACTTCGCGCTGCGCCGGGACAAGGCGGTGGTGTTCTCCCCGTCCGGGAAGGCGGCGATCGCCTACCGGGTGGTCGGCGGCGTCACGCTGGCCTCGGGCGACCCGATCGGCGACCCGGAGGCCTGGCCGGGGGCGATCGACGCCTGGCTGGCGGAGGCCCGCGAGCACGCCTGGGTGCCGGCCGTGATGGGCGCCTCCGAGGAGGCCGGGGTGATCTACGCCCGGCACGGGATGGACGCGCTGGAGCTGGGCGACGAGGCGATCGTCGAGCTGGACGAGTTCTCGCTGGACGGCCGGGCGATGCGGGTGGTCCGGCAGGCCTACAACCGGGTCAAGCGGGCCGGGTACACGGTGCGCATCCGCCGGCACGGGGACATCCCCGAGTGCGAGATGGCCGAGCTGGTGGCCAAGGCGGACCACTGGCGGGACGGCGCGACCGAGCGCGGCTTCTCGATGGCGCTGGGCCGGCTCGGCGACGCGGGCGACGGGCGCTGCGTGATGCTGGAGTGCTTCGACGGGGACGGCGAGCTGCGGGCGCTGCTGAGCTTCGTCCCGTGGGGCGAGCGCGGCCTGTCGCTGGACCTGATGCGCCGCGACCGGGACAGCGAGAACGGCCTGATGGAGTTCATGGTGATCGAGCTCCTGCAGCGGGCCGGCGAGGTGGAGCTGGAACGCGTCTCGCTGAATTTCGCGATGTTCCGGTCGGTTTTCGAGCGCGGCTCGAAGCTGGGCGCGGGGCCGGTCCTGCGGCTGTGGCGTTCGGTGCTGGGTTTCTTCTCGCGCTGGTGGCAGATCGAGTCGCTCTACCGGGCGAATGCGAAGTACCGCCCGATCTGGGAACCGCGCTACCTGCTCTTCGAGAAGAGCGGCGAGATTCCCCGGATCGGCATCGCCTCGGCCCGCGCGGAGGGTTTCATCACGGTGCCGAGCATGCCGGCGCTGTTCCGCCGCCGGCACGGGTGA